The genomic interval CGGGACACTCGACCAAGAGGCCAGCAGCATCCTCGGCACAAACCCGCTCTAAGCACGCGCTTAACTGAGGGTTCATAAGCCTTGCGACAATGGCGCTTTCTTCGCGTGAGCCTCAAATGCCGACCAGCGACAGCAGTGGGCTGCCGCCCTCTTGCACCACGAATTCGGTGCCCAACCGGAAGGAACAGACACATGCGTAAACTCGCTCTGATCGCCATGATGGCGCTCGCCACCCCCGCGCTTGCGGAAGATGTCACGATGGACAGCATCCTCGGCACAACGATGGAAGAGGTCCAAGCCTCGCTGACCGCCATGGGCTATGAGGTCCGCAAGGCGGAAATGGAAGACGGCAAGATTGAGGTCTATTTCGTGCGCGACGGCCAGATGGGTGAAGTCTATGTGAACCCGCAGACCGGCGCGGTCACCAAGCTCGAACTCAAGGGCTGACGCGATGGCCGCCGTCGCACAGCAAACCAGCGGGCGCGTAAGCGCCCGTGAGGTTGCGGTCTGGGATCCACTGGTGCGGCTGATCCACTGGTCACTCGCTCTGACAATCCTCCTCAATGGGACGTTTATCGAGGAAGAAAGCAAGACGCACGAATGGATCGGCTACATCGCTCTGGGCCTGGTCGGCTTGCGTCTTGTCTGGGCTCTGATCGGGCCCAAACACGCACGTTTCTCGGCGTTCCCGCCCAGTCCTGCCCGCGCCGTTAACCACCTGCGCGCCATGCTCTCTGGAGACAAGACCATCCACCTGTCGCACAACCCGCTCGGAGCGCTGATGGTCTATAATATCTGGGCCAGCGTGATCGCCATCGGCATCACCGGCTACATGATGACGACGATTACGTTCTTTGGCGTCGATTGGGTCGAGGAAGCCCACGAGGTCATCTTCGGCTGGTTGTTGTTTTCCGTTGCGCTACATGTTGCCGGGGTAGCGTTCGATACATGGCGATCTGGTGTCAATCTGGTGCGCGCCATGATAAACGGAAGAAAAACAATTCCCTACGGACGAGAGGTTGAATGAAGCTCCGGATTTGGCCTGCTAAGACAAAGGAAAAGCGCGCAACGGTTCTTGCGGGCCTTATCCTCTTACAGGCCATCTGCGCGCTGTTCTTCATCGGAGACGTGATTGAGGATTTTCGCGAGGACGGGCATCTCGATAATCCCCACCTGCTGCTTGAGTCCGTTGCCGCCATAGCACTTGTTGGCGGTGTCATTTTCCTGATGATCGAGTTGCGTGGCTTGCTCTCGCGCGTGTCCGACATGCAAATCGGCCTTGATATTGCTCAGGGCCATCTGGCGGACATCATTGAAACGTTCTTTGACGAGTGGGGGCTGACATCGGCGGAACGCGATGTCGCCATCATGATCCTGAAGGGTCTGGACAATGACAGCATCGCACAGGTGCGCAAAACCGCAGCGGGCACGGTCAGGGCGCAGGCCACAAGCATCTACTCTAAGTCCGGGACGGACGGGCGCGCGCAGTTCATCAGCCTGCTCATTGAAGAGTTTCTGGCTGACAATCAACACCTTGGCTCTGCGGAGGCAGCGCTCAACGCCAAGACCACCAATGCCGCGTCACCAGACGCATCCGGAGAAACAACATGACAGACATCAGCGCCCATTCGGACGACCCCCACTACATCACGCGAAGCAACTGGCTGCGCGCCGCTGTCCTTGGGGCGAACGACGGGATTGTCTCAGTGTCCTCTCTTGTCGTCGGCGTTGCCGCGGCTGATCCAAGCCCCCGCGCTGTACTGATTGCCGGTGCAGCAGGATTGGCTGCCGGGGCGATGTCGATGGCCGCTGGGGAATATGTCTCCGTGTCGTCCCAATCCGATACGGAGCGGGCTGATATCGAACGCGAGAGGGCGGCGCTGCGGGAAACGCCAGAGGCTGAATTCGAGGAACTCAAAGCAATTTATCTGGAACGCGGATTGAGCGACGAAACAGCAGAGGTTGTCGCACGCGAACTGACGGAGAAAGACGCGCTCGCCGCCCATGTCCGCGACGAACTTGGGCTCTCTGACATACATGCAGCAAACCCCCTTCAGGCGGCATTGGCCTCTGGTCTGACATTTTCGGTTGCGGCTGCTGTTCCCGTCGCCGCCGCATGGCTGGCCCCGGCATCGGCGATCATACCGACCGTGCTTTTCGTGACGGTTCTGGCCCTAGTGGCACTTGGAGCGCTTGGCGCTAAAGCGGGCGCGGCACCTGTGCTGCCCGCCGTTCTGCGCGTTGTTGGATGGGGCGTGTTTGCAATGGCCGTCACCGCCGGGGTGGGTTGGCTATTCGGGGTCAGCGTATAATTTCATTTCACTGACCGGCGTCAGACATCCACCCCTGATAGTTACCTTTAACCACCTCAAACGAACACTTCTGGTGCGTGCGACAGTTTCGGGCTCCGGGCATCAACGCCCGTCCGCGCGAAGCGCCAGGCCTGTCGACGGGTGGCCTTCAGGCTGCCCGCCGACAGGTCACCCTGAAACCGCCACCACCTCGATCACGCCACAAGGGGTAGATTCCGGCTGGGTGCAGAATAGTACGTTAAGAGCGCCGCTCACAGATTTTTCCATCTGTATTCGCCAGTGAGAAGGATGTGTGCCCATCCAAGGGGTGAGATATGGGCCAAAAGCTCCGGAGGGCCGTCAAATCCGGCGTGTTTTCGCGCGGCGACTGCCTGCCCGAGGTGCTTGGTGTTCCAGTAGATGATGATTGCCGCGAGCAGGTTCAGCCCGGCCATGCGGTAGTGCTGCCCCTCAGGGGTTCGGTCCCGGATTTCGCCCTGGCGACCGATGCGCAGTGCATTTTTGAGGGCATGATGGGCCTCGCCCTTGTTGAGACCGACCTGGGCGCGGCGCTGCATGTCAGCATCAAGCAGCCAATCGATGATGAAAAGCGTGCGCTCGATGCGACCGATTTCACGCAGGGCAAGTGCAAGCTCATGCTGGCGTGGACAGGACGCGAACTTCTTGAGCAACTGACTGGGCGGCATGATGCCCGCCGCCATTGTGGCCACGGCCCGCAGGATATCCGGCCAATTCTGAACGATGAGACCCTCTCTGATCTTGCCGCCGACCAGGCCGCGCAACTCCTTCGGCGCTGCGGCCGGATCGAAGAGGTAAAGCCGTTTCGAAGGCAAATCCCGTATACGTGGAATGAATCGGAAGGCCAGCAGTGAGGTGACGGCAAAAACATGGTCGGTGAAGCCGCCGGTGTCTGCATACTGCTCTTTGATCTTACGGCCCGCTTCGTTCATCAACAGCCCGTCGAGGATGTAGGGCGCCTCGCTGACAGTGGCCGGAATGTTCTGGGTTGCGAAGGGGCCAAACTGATCCGAGACGTGCGTATATGCCTTCAATCCTGGCTCGGAGCCATATTTCGCGTTGATGAGGTTCATCGCTTCACCCTGCCGGGCCGCCGGGAAGAATTGCCCGTCACTGGACGCGGTAACGCTGCCACCCCAGTATTTGGCCATGGGTAGATTTGCTTGTGCATTGATCACCGTGGCAAGCGCCCGGTTGATGGCATCGCTTTCGATGTGCCAACGGGACAATCGCGACAGTTGCAGGTAGTCGTGAGTGTCGGTGGCCTCGGCCATCTTACTCAGCCCAAGGTTCAGGCCCTCGGCCAACAACACGTTCAACAACCCGATGCGATCTTTGCAGGGTGAACCGGTGCGCACGTTCGTGAAGGCGTCCGTGAAGCCGGTCGCATTGTCGACTTCCAGCAGCAGATCGGTGATGCGCACAGCAGGCAGACGGTCATAGAGGTCGAGAACCAGGGCCTCTGCCGCCTCTGGCACCGCTGAGGTCAGCCGGTCGATTTTCAGGATGCCGTTTTCGATGGAGCCGCCGGGGATGGTGCCTGACCTCGCCGCCTTGGCCAAACGGTCCAGCCCATCTGTCAGCCGCGCTTTGCGGTCTTCAAGCCAGCTTTCCGGATCAAACGGAACTGTCAATCTGGGCGTCGCCTGTGCTGCTTCAACCGGAACCAAGGCCTGTTTCAGATCAGCATAGCGACGTGAATGGGCCAGCCAGATATCGCCCGATCGAAACGCTTCGCGGAGATGGGACAGAACGGCCACCTCCCAGAGCCGGTGATCATCGACCGCTTGAGCATTAAGGTGGCGGTGCCACTTGGAACCACGCCGCAGGAAGCTGGTGGACTGGGATTTACCATTCCGGTCATCAGCCACGACCTGTGCCGCTTGCATCAAAGGCACCGCCACAGTGGCCCCGTGGATATCAAGCGCCCGCAGCATGCGCGGGGCGTATCGCCGGAACCGATGATATCCCTGCACGACATGGGCGATAGGGTCAGCGGACATCGTGCTCGTCAGTTCGGCCGCGGCTGCCACAAGGCCTTCAAGCTCAAGCCACCCACAGGACGTTTCGGTTGCGGCATCAAGAGAGGCCTCATCCCCCTTGGCTTCCAGAAGGGCAGCGCCCAGATTTTTGAAGGAGCAAAGCGTATCATACAGAGTGGATTTAGCATCTGCGATGCGCGCATCGCACAACCTCTTCGCATCCTGCCAGGTCTTGCCTACAATCCGGTCATGGGTCTCGACCACCGCATCGGCAATCCCCGCGTGCCATTCCACCGCGCAGACCGCCAGAATGGCAAGACGCCGGTTGCTGGTGATGTCTCGCAGGCCATCGGCAAAATACCGTTCGCCCTGACGGCGCAGCTGCGTAACCCGGTGGGGCGGCAAACCATCCAGAACATCGAACAATAACCCCATCCTCTGTAGAAACTCCAAGCGATCCAGAAGGCGGCTTGCCCCTGCCGAGTTTTTGCCGACCTCGAACTGCCGAAGCCAGATGAACCGGCTGACAGTGCCATCGACCATTTCCGTTAGCAGGTCATCCAACCGACCCTTCATCGTCTCATCCAACCGGTCAGCGATCCGGCTTTCAATCCGGCGCTCGGCCGCGACAAGGGCGTCAGCGCAAAGCCGTTCGATGACAGACACGCCGGGCAGGACTGTCTGGGTGCGTCGGCATTCCTCAATAAACCGCCGGGCAAGGTCTTCATTGGAACGAGCGGTCTCTGCCTCTCGTTCAAGCCAGTCTTTCAGATCACGCGCACCACGACCGGAAAACATCCGATAGCCGTAAACCCCACGCAAGGTTATCAAGTGGTCGCGGCGGGTTTCTTCGCGTGCGCCGTAGTCGATCAGATCATCTGGCTGTAGCCCAAGCTGCGCTGCTAAAAAGCGTGTGACCTCCAACGGAATATTCTCGCCTGGTGCCAGCAACCGACCGGGGTATCGCAAAGCGCAAAGTTGCAGTGCGAAGCCAAAACGATTGTGAGGGCCACGGCGGACACGGATTATTTCGAGATCTTCGTCTGCCAAGGTGTAGTGACGCAGCCTCGCCGCTTCATCAGTGGGGAGGTCAAAAAGTGCCGAACGCTGGCGCTCGGTCAGAATGGTGCGATGCGCCATGTTTCTTTTGCTTTCTTATCGTGATTTGCTTACCTTTGATTAAGAAACTGAATAAGGAATTATTCTGATGGCTGAAAGCATGTCGCTTTCCAAAGCACCTCAAACGAACGTTTGTGAAACATGCTGATCGGCTATGCTCGGGTCTCAAAAGCCGACGGCAGCCAGTCCCTAGACCTGCAGCGGGATGCCTTGATCACAGCACGCGTGGAAGAAGAACAGATTTACTCAGATCTGGCGTCCGGGAAGAAGGATGACCGATCCGGTCTGGAGGCCTGCCTCAAGGCATTGCGTGAGGGAGATGTGCTGGTCGTGTGGAAGCTCGACCGCTTGGGGCGCAGCCTCCACCACCTTGTCAAAACCGTCAGCATACTGTCCGAGCGTGGCGTTGGCCTCAAAGTTCTCACGGGGCAAGGGGCGCAGATTGACACAACAACTGCGGCAGGACGGCTTTCATTCGGCATCTTTGCCGCTCTCGCCGAATTTGAAAGCGAGTTGATACGCGAACGCACAATGGCCGGTCTTCAGGCAGCCCGAGCGCGGGGGAGGAAAGGCGGACGAAAATTCGCGCTGTCAAAATCACAGGTGCGCATGGCACAGGCCGCAATGGCAAACCGCGACACGTCTGTTTCAGAACTTTGCAAGGAACTAGGTGTGAGGCCCGTTACTCTCTATCGCTACGTCGACCCGAGCGGCAATCTGCGAGACTACGGCAAGCGCGTCCTCGGCGCTTAACGTACTATTCTGCACCCAGCCGGAATCTACCCCCACAACGCAAAAGGCCCCGCCTGTTGACGGGGCCTCGATCATTGCGGTGATACGGGCTGCTACTCAGCGGCCATCCGGTCGGCCTGCGCGGTGCGGTCCATGATGTAATCCACGGCCTTCTGCGCCTCGGACGCGGCGCGGAAAATCGCGCGGCTGTCTTCCTTCATCGCCTCAAGCCATCCTTCGACATAGGCCGCGCTCTGGCCAAACTCAGGCTCCACCCCGATCTGCGCGCACAACATGCAGTTGCCAATCTCAGCGACCAGCTCCTCGAAGGCATAGACCTTGCGGTCATTGAACCGGCCCAAACGGTCTAGCCGCTTTGTCGCGCCAGTCCAGTGGATTGTCTCATGGGCCAAAGTGCCAAAATACCCAGCCGCCCGATAGAACGTACCAATTGGCGGCATATGGATGCGGTCGGTCTTAATGTTGTAATAGGCGCGCGGCTCCTCGGTCACGTCGATCTGCGCGCCGGTCGCGGCAAAGAACGCCTCAAGCTCGGGGTCCGCTACGGTGCCAAGATCGCGAGGCGGATCGGGCAAGATGTAGAACTCAGCGGGCAAACCCTCGATCTGATCGGCGTTGAACACGCGGTAGGCCTTGGCATAGGGGATCTGGCGTTCCTCGCCGTTCTCGTCCTCACGCTCGACGGTGCCGTATTTCACCACCGTTGCGGATTTCTCGCCCTTGCGGACATGGCCCCCAAGCTGTTTGGCCTGATTGAACGTCATCCAGCGGGCTGAGCTGTAGTCCTTGGCCATCGCCGTGGCCCAAAGCATCAGGATGTTGATGCCCCGATAGGCCTCGCCGTTGAACCGTTCCGGCAGGCTGACCGATCCCCCGCCACCGGTCCACGGTTTGCGCCAAGGCGGCGTTCCCGCCTCGATCTGCGCGATGATCTGATTTGTGACATAGGAATAAACGTCAAACTTCTCTGCGGTCATTTGTGACCCTCCTTCGCGTGACGCGGGCCGGGTCTCTTCCCCTTTCCGCCGATGGGCGGGCCTTCCTTCTCTGTTGTCTGGAATGCCCATGCATTCCGGACGGCAGAGCAGGTAAGGGCAACGCCCGTCCTGCGGCCCGGCGGGGCCGTGACAACCGGGTGGAGGTCGTGAATTTGGGAGGGAACCACGCGCCTGCGCGTGGGAGGAACCGGAATTCTCGACCAGAACCGACGCCAACGGCGGCGCTTGCCGGTTTTCTCGGACCTGCCGGGATGGCAGGCGGATCAACAGGATATGGAAGCTGTCAGGGTTGGGGTGAGCGGACGCTAGTCCGTCGATCCCCTGCCCTGGCTACCACTCAAAGCGAGACCGGCACCTAGCCGGGATCACTGAACTCTATCAGCTTTACAGGCGTGAACCGAAGTGAAGGGCAGCCATAATCTTTTCAAAGTCTTAGGGTATTGTTCTGGGATAGGAGTTTCAAATGACAGCCGACGTACTAGGGCCAGACAACGCATTTTGGATTGACGGCGAATGGCTTGGTTGGGATAGCATTATCGACCCAGAAGAAACCAAATACAGCCGCCTCGCTGAGCTTGAGCGCGAGGCTGAACTACGCCTTAAGTACCCGAACGCTGATCCAACTTTGGTTCCGTACTTTCAGGACCTGCTGACGCTAGCAGAGGCATATTTCTGCGATACTGGACAGCACCTCAACGTCTACGGCGACATTGGTGAGCTTTTCGGTGCGATCATGTACGGAATCAAACTTCACAAGAACCATGCCCAAGGCTCCGATGGTAGATTGGGAAACGACTTCGTTGAAATCAAAACAATCTCGCCGATCAACAGCAAAGAAAAGACCAATGTGCGTCTCGATAGGCATTTCAGTAAATTGCTCGTCGTGAGAATTGACGATGACTTTGAAGTTTCGGGACGCCTCGTAAAGCGGGCCAACTTGCCAAAAAGAGCGGGCAACAGTCTCCGGCTATCATGGGCAAACATGCCCGAAGCCAACTGATCTGAAAACACACGCCTCTCCAATAATATACTATTGAACGCATTGTTGAATTCCGCCACACTGAGACAGTCTCTCCTTTCTCAGTTTATGCGATGAACCAAACGACTGAACTCGAACTCAACGTGACCACCGAACAAGGCCTTCGGGCGCTTGCCGAGGAGGGACATACGGTCGAAGTGCTGTGTAAAGCCGATCCTGAACGCAAAGGACCAAGCTGGTACGGTCTATGGATCATGCGGACGGTCGGAAACGATGGGCAGGAGAAAATTCTTGTCACTGCCAGGACGCGCGTGACGCAGAATGCGATAAGAGTGCGCGAGTTCAAGACTGCAACTGGAGTTATTTCGTTCCTCGTCGGCATAGGGTTCGCACAGGCGAGCATTCCTATGAAGAACGGGGAAACGACCTCTCATCGCCTCGTCAGTGACTGAGACCTGGATCACGGTCGATGTCACGATCCTTCTCAACCTCCTGCTCCTTCTCCTGATCGCGCTCGTCCTCGATCTCCAGCTTTTCGCGCGGCTTGTTCAGCACGTCCTTCAGACGCTCGTTGACGGATGGCTTGCGCGCCTCGCACCCTGTGCCCTCGCCCATGTCATACTCGCTGTGACCATCAAGCTTGTGAACCGCCGACTGGCCATCGCGCCCGGCGTCTTTCTCCATGATCTCCTTGAGTCGCTCCCGCGCATAATTGCTGCCTTCAGGCTTGGGCGTGTCGTCCTGGTCCCGTGACCTGTCCACGACACGCGCCAGACGCTCCCGGAAGTCATCCGGGGTGCGGTTGCGATCTTTCGCGGTTGCGGCCCTGAGTGCAGCCAGACCAGCAGAGACACGTCCCTGCCCGGCCTCACGCTCGATGCCGTAGGTCTCGCGCGCCAGTTCTAGCCGCGCGCGCATTTCACGGAACGCGG from Sulfitobacter pontiacus carries:
- a CDS encoding PepSY domain-containing protein, with the translated sequence MRKLALIAMMALATPALAEDVTMDSILGTTMEEVQASLTAMGYEVRKAEMEDGKIEVYFVRDGQMGEVYVNPQTGAVTKLELKG
- a CDS encoding cytochrome b/b6 domain-containing protein, giving the protein MAAVAQQTSGRVSAREVAVWDPLVRLIHWSLALTILLNGTFIEEESKTHEWIGYIALGLVGLRLVWALIGPKHARFSAFPPSPARAVNHLRAMLSGDKTIHLSHNPLGALMVYNIWASVIAIGITGYMMTTITFFGVDWVEEAHEVIFGWLLFSVALHVAGVAFDTWRSGVNLVRAMINGRKTIPYGREVE
- a CDS encoding LuxR C-terminal-related transcriptional regulator, producing the protein MKLRIWPAKTKEKRATVLAGLILLQAICALFFIGDVIEDFREDGHLDNPHLLLESVAAIALVGGVIFLMIELRGLLSRVSDMQIGLDIAQGHLADIIETFFDEWGLTSAERDVAIMILKGLDNDSIAQVRKTAAGTVRAQATSIYSKSGTDGRAQFISLLIEEFLADNQHLGSAEAALNAKTTNAASPDASGETT
- a CDS encoding VIT family protein, with amino-acid sequence MTDISAHSDDPHYITRSNWLRAAVLGANDGIVSVSSLVVGVAAADPSPRAVLIAGAAGLAAGAMSMAAGEYVSVSSQSDTERADIERERAALRETPEAEFEELKAIYLERGLSDETAEVVARELTEKDALAAHVRDELGLSDIHAANPLQAALASGLTFSVAAAVPVAAAWLAPASAIIPTVLFVTVLALVALGALGAKAGAAPVLPAVLRVVGWGVFAMAVTAGVGWLFGVSV
- a CDS encoding Tn3 family transposase; the protein is MAHRTILTERQRSALFDLPTDEAARLRHYTLADEDLEIIRVRRGPHNRFGFALQLCALRYPGRLLAPGENIPLEVTRFLAAQLGLQPDDLIDYGAREETRRDHLITLRGVYGYRMFSGRGARDLKDWLEREAETARSNEDLARRFIEECRRTQTVLPGVSVIERLCADALVAAERRIESRIADRLDETMKGRLDDLLTEMVDGTVSRFIWLRQFEVGKNSAGASRLLDRLEFLQRMGLLFDVLDGLPPHRVTQLRRQGERYFADGLRDITSNRRLAILAVCAVEWHAGIADAVVETHDRIVGKTWQDAKRLCDARIADAKSTLYDTLCSFKNLGAALLEAKGDEASLDAATETSCGWLELEGLVAAAAELTSTMSADPIAHVVQGYHRFRRYAPRMLRALDIHGATVAVPLMQAAQVVADDRNGKSQSTSFLRRGSKWHRHLNAQAVDDHRLWEVAVLSHLREAFRSGDIWLAHSRRYADLKQALVPVEAAQATPRLTVPFDPESWLEDRKARLTDGLDRLAKAARSGTIPGGSIENGILKIDRLTSAVPEAAEALVLDLYDRLPAVRITDLLLEVDNATGFTDAFTNVRTGSPCKDRIGLLNVLLAEGLNLGLSKMAEATDTHDYLQLSRLSRWHIESDAINRALATVINAQANLPMAKYWGGSVTASSDGQFFPAARQGEAMNLINAKYGSEPGLKAYTHVSDQFGPFATQNIPATVSEAPYILDGLLMNEAGRKIKEQYADTGGFTDHVFAVTSLLAFRFIPRIRDLPSKRLYLFDPAAAPKELRGLVGGKIREGLIVQNWPDILRAVATMAAGIMPPSQLLKKFASCPRQHELALALREIGRIERTLFIIDWLLDADMQRRAQVGLNKGEAHHALKNALRIGRQGEIRDRTPEGQHYRMAGLNLLAAIIIYWNTKHLGQAVAARKHAGFDGPPELLAHISPLGWAHILLTGEYRWKNL
- a CDS encoding recombinase family protein, with amino-acid sequence MLIGYARVSKADGSQSLDLQRDALITARVEEEQIYSDLASGKKDDRSGLEACLKALREGDVLVVWKLDRLGRSLHHLVKTVSILSERGVGLKVLTGQGAQIDTTTAAGRLSFGIFAALAEFESELIRERTMAGLQAARARGRKGGRKFALSKSQVRMAQAAMANRDTSVSELCKELGVRPVTLYRYVDPSGNLRDYGKRVLGA
- a CDS encoding ArdC family protein codes for the protein MTAEKFDVYSYVTNQIIAQIEAGTPPWRKPWTGGGGSVSLPERFNGEAYRGINILMLWATAMAKDYSSARWMTFNQAKQLGGHVRKGEKSATVVKYGTVEREDENGEERQIPYAKAYRVFNADQIEGLPAEFYILPDPPRDLGTVADPELEAFFAATGAQIDVTEEPRAYYNIKTDRIHMPPIGTFYRAAGYFGTLAHETIHWTGATKRLDRLGRFNDRKVYAFEELVAEIGNCMLCAQIGVEPEFGQSAAYVEGWLEAMKEDSRAIFRAASEAQKAVDYIMDRTAQADRMAAE